AGAAACACCAACACGACCAACAAAAGAGCTATAGCCTAATCCATTCTGCCTAAGGTCAGAAGAGAGAGAATTTagtcagtttttcattttatgtacTGACACCAGTAGACTTGCAAATGATAAACAACTGACCTTAACACAGTCGGATAGAGCTCAGTGGTATAGAGGAAAACACATGTGAAGGAGGCCTCTGAGAATCCTTTACCCAGCACAGAAATGACTGTACGAGGCAGCCACAAATCTGAAGACAGGACCACAGATTCAATGACTGAGATGGatgactaaaatgtgactaaTATCTTCAGAAAATCCAcagaaaatgattttatatttatttattatattttattttaattatgcaaGTCCTTTTGAATGGCATTAATGGTGGCTGGATGATCTACTTTAAACAttcaataccagtcaaaagtttttgaacagtaagattttaaatgttttttttttttaaagaagtctcttctgctcagcaagcctgcatttatttgatccaaagtacagcaaaaccagtaacattttgaaatatttttactatttaaaataactcttttcttgaatatattttaaaaaagatacattctgatttctgaaagtacatattacttattattaaaaGTGGAATCTATCCATAAATGCCCCATTAGTAGGCTTTTCAAAATAAGCTGGGAAAGAATTGAGTattttaacactgaaaaaaatctacactTATTTTGATATCAAACATGTGATTTTGACATCAGAAAgccttttaaaagtttacatttaacaATGACAGATATGCTGAACACAGGACTTTGACATCACAATGAATAACTTCtatgaatttacatttagtctTTCACAACTGTGGCATTCCAGTtaattattgttcatttatttaaatggacTTAAAAGCCAGACAGATGATTGTGATGTCATAATAAATGACTGACagtaaatacaaaacatttacatattaaattcaATGAAATGCCAGACATATGGTGACAACATTGTAATGAATGGTTGTTGtgtaacaaaataaactaagcaaaacaaacagTCACATGACTGTTAAATCATAATGACTGTTCTCTGTCTTTTACCTCTGGGAATGAGGACAGTGATGCCAATGCAGACCCCTGTTGTGACCAGAGTGCCCACCTGGCTGTACCTGCGGCCCAGTTTATTAAGACACAAATAGGCCACCAGTTTTGATGGCAGCTCTATGGCACCATAAATAAACTGGGTCAGGTACAAGTTCAGCCCAAAACCAGTGATGTTCAAACTGATGCCGTAGTAAGTGAATGCCACTCCGAACCTGCAAAAACACTTTACTTTAATAACTTATACCTGAATTTGAAGAGTAAACCATGATTTTATCTATTATAAAGTCTGTACTCTAGACAAAACGTTCCCACCAGGTGATTCCAGTAAGCAGAGCCAGTTTCCTCATCTTAGAAGTCCCCACAAGATCCAGACACGAGTACTTCCTTTCACCTCTGTCCTCAGTGATTATAACATTGGCAAGGGTCTGAAAGGCCGCAGTGTCAACAGCTTTAggaaaattattagaaaaaattCGATTGCTTCCTCAATATCACGTATTAAAATGTCACCTCTGGTTTGATATCCCTAAGATTGTGTTGTCTGTTATTGGCTGAGGCACATTTGCTCAGGTAAAAATGGGCCTCTTCCAGTCGTCCATTGGCTATGAGCCATCGTGCTGACTCTGGGATCCATCTAGAAAACGGGAATGTAGGTGATTTGGGAAAACTGGACGTCTGAGTCAATCATAGTAATGTCTTACCTCCATGTGAGCACTGCCAGTCCGAGAGGAGCGGTTACTGTGAGGATCAAAGGCCTCCAGTCGTTGACGAGATAGGCAATGCCAGGCAATACCATAGTGCTGATAGACCAATCAAAACTGATTATGACACCAGCAATTGTCCTGTGTGCAATATCAGCCCATTCCACACCTGATGAACAAtaataagttttattatttaacatagaATGTCAGTTTGTGTATTAGTGGTAGGATTTTTAAGTGACTTTAAGTGACTTTCCTAAATCGTTATGATAGTAAAGTGACTTcagttcaaaacactgattcatgcAGGAATGACACAAGTGAGTGAATGTGTTGTACTGCTGACTGAAAATGTCTACTGCATACTACATTGGGTTTGAagcatattaattataaaatacataaattgcTCAATCCCAGGCATGTCAGAAAGCACTCACATAAGACGATGGAGATGATGCTGATGCCTGTAAGGCCAATTCCAGTGAAGAACCTCATTATAGCAAACATGATAAAGGACTGAGAAAATGCACTGGCCACCCCAAATGAAATGGTAATCAGGTAAGACACCATCAGCATTCGTTTCCTTCCATACCTGGAATAAACAGAATCCatgagaaatattaaaatattagacaTCAACTTTCTTAGCATTCCTCAATCTACTtgttataaacaatatatatatatatatatatatatataaggatgtctgttttatgattttttttttttaatttatttattttttttatgtgtatagGGTCACaaggtacactaccagtcaaaagtttttgaacagtaacatttttaatgttttttaagaagtaaaaaactctgcatttatttgttccaaggtacagcaaaaactgtaaaaaaattaaatatttttactacttaaaataactggtttctttTTGACCAAAAtcaacatgtaatttattcctgtgatttcaaagctgaatttttttagcattattactgcagtcacattatccttcttaaatcattctaatattctgctcaaagaacatttattattattattatgttgaaaacagctgagtagaatttttccggtttcattgatgaatagaaagttcacaagaacagcatttatctgaaatagaaatcttttgtaacattgtaaatttgtttatcattacttaaaaaaaaaaaaatccatttaaagcattcttgttaaataaaaatattattttctataatcCCCCGCCCTCCCCAAAAAATCTGATGGCTCAATAAGTGTATTTCACCTTTATTCCTCAAGGTGGCACTGTTTAGACAATGATGACATTATGTTTCACTCATAATTACcgcaggcataaaacaaaagaatatcatgCACAAAAACTGAACTGGCCtgaatggctttactgcagagcaattactgtaCGCACTGAAATATTATCTCACTGTCATTTCatggtggatgtggtgaataagTTGCCAGCgatcaaaatattgattttgaaattaattgaaaaaggTCTTTGTGACAATGAATCAATTTGTCCTGAatgattctctctctctcaaatgcATGTAccattgtttgttcattacAGTGAATCGATTCTTCTTAAACAATTCTCTCGTTCATATGCATGTAGCATTGTAAGACTGGTTCATTCTAGTGCATCGATTCATACTAAATGGTCTTTTCTTTTATATGCATGTAGTAGTGTTGGAAGGTAGTTCATTCATcctaactatatatatatatatatatatatatatatatattttttttttttttttttttttttctgattcatTGTAGTGAATCACTCAAAAAATGAGTCTCTGTACTGTATCTAAATTTTTTATCCAGTTATGTACATTGGAATTTAACTTACTCAAATTTATACTTTAACCATTATTGAGTTGTCCATTTATTCAACACCTCAACACAAAATTTGCTCTCTTATGTAACATCAAAGTTTTGGTGTAGCTAACTAACAGTAAATTGTAGTTTAACTACTTAAACTTATGATTAGCTTATAGCTTGGCATGCTGTTGTAGCATCACTGTTCACTACATCTCTTGAAGGCCCAAATCTTTACGTCTCACCTGTCACTCAGCCAGCCAAAAATGGCTGCTCCTATCATCACACCAACAAAGAAGATGGTGGCTGTGGCTTTATTCAGACCTTTCCTGTCGCACACCAGTTCAAACTGAAAGAGGAAAACATAAGCAGAATTACAGCtatgttttattgaaaacttTCATATCTTTGTTGCACTGGTCAGTGAAACAAAAAGTCCCGCCCCCAAATATACACCATTGGTTGAGGCAACTGTATGGGGAAATCAACCCCCAATAAGATTACTAATTATTGTCTCtgatttttaacataaaaaaaactatacactTCAACTTTAAAACTTCTTCAGGCTAAGTGGAGAGCATATTTTACAgtcttaaaattaaattacatagtTATAAAAATTGATTTGAATGAAAGACAAATAAAGTGAATTACCTCAGTAGCCAAGGCTGATCTAATCGTGCTGTTGTCATACTCCCATCCATTCTGACACTCCACTACAGGAAGTTCTGTGCTGTTGGAGTAGTTTGTCAACAGGTGAAACTGAGGATGGGAGAACATGTGACAGGAAGCAAGAGTCCCATCTTCCTGTGCAGGAATACTGACAGTCAGTCTCTCTTCTCGACTCAGATTCCCAAGGATCCCGTTAGCATCCAGAGAGCTGATATCACAGTGATGAGATGGGATGGCAGCGATGAAGTTGTTTAACAGGAAGTTAAACGGCAGCGTGACTCTCGGAATCACCAAAAGGGCGATGATACTGATCTGGTATTTTCCAAACCCCCCAACCTCAGCCAGCAGGTTCTCAAACTTCATCTTTGCCGATCAAATCTTCTGATGTGGCTCAAAAGAAGCAATGAGGGCGATATAAACTTGAGTTTGTTCAATCATAAGTCTACTTACACATTCACTGCTCTGATGTAGATCATTAACCTCTCATATactgacattaaagacattcatacatattctttttttcaaacacagacacacacatgcacacgtaAGTAAGTAAAGCATCTTGACTTAATGTAACTTAACACAGCtaaagtaccaaaaaaaaaaaaaaaaaaaaaaaaaaaaacttaagaaaACTGTTTATATACTTCACAAATGGACAAAGGCTGACACCCTGCACTGTAAGATTGTACTTTAGTGTTTTCTTTGGTTGACCCTAACACAGAGGGTGTTGAAACCATAGTGATTGAAAGCCCTGAGCTTCTGCTAGTCATCTAGATAGACTTCCTGTTTAATAAATGACAGTAGTGTTAGACAGTACATAGTCAAACTAGGGAAAAAGGCTGgttgaatgaattattattacaatttgaaactacttttttctatttctagttgaggtcaaaagtttacatacaccttgcagaatctgcaaaatattaattattttaccaaaataaaagggatcatagaAAAtacgtgttattttttatttagtactgacttgaataaggtatattacataaaagacatttacatatagtccacgaaagaaaataatagttgagtttataaaaatgacctcattccaaagttcacatacacttgattcttaatactgtgtttttacatgaatgatccacagctgtgattttatatatatatttttttagagtcccttgcttgtcctgaacagaaaaattcttcaggtcccacagattctttggtttttcagcatttttgagtatttgaaccctttccagcaattactgtatgattttgaaatccatcttttcacactgaggacaaatgagggactcatatgtaactattacagaaggttcaaacgctcactgatgtttcaaaaggaaacacaatgcattaaaagccgggggggtgaaaaccttttgaatgTGAAgctcagggtaaatgtaacttattttgccttctgggaaacatgtatcttctgtagcttctaaagggcagtactaaatgaaagaaataagatatttaggcaaaataagaaaaatgtacacatcttcattctgttcaaaagtttacaccccctggctcttaaggcattgtttttccttctggagcatcatttgaaccttctgtaatagttgcatatgagtccctcagttgtcctcagtgtgaaaagatggatctcaaaatcatacagtcattgttgaaaaaaaaatgtgggacCTGAAAAAAAGCTgttcaaaaacagcattcaggtaacaacacagtattaattgTGTGctgattaacatttttgtggaaaccatcataaataaaaaatatttccagAATCCTCTTTCCAAGATCCTGGGAAGAGTTCAAGCTGTTAAGCCACATCTAAAGAATAACTTCTCTTCCTCCAAAATCTGTCACTACTGCCATCTAGAGTTTATGTAACATGGTACAATTATTAGAAGGACATCAGGTATGTCTTGGTCAAGCCTTCCACAGCTCATTAACAGAGGTCAGATTCAGGTAAATGTGGAGCTGTCCAGGGTGCTGTCAAACAGAGCTCAGATACTAATATGGAATGCTGGTGCTGTCCATGGTGCTATGTGCAGGGGAAAATGACTATAAGAGAGAGATTAACTATAGAGATTAACTAAATTTGTATCTAAAGTTGCGTAATGCATGAGTAAAAAGACTGAATTTAGATTCCTTGAATACTAAGAAAGCAAGTAAATCAGTACAACAAGACTCCATGACTCAAGAGTTTTATTGCTTATATACTTAAGCAGGATGTGATGTTAAGTACAGCTTATGAAACTCGTCACTATGACAGGATGTCTTTTTGTGCTTGTGAAGTTATTTTGAATATCACTGTGTTGTGTCCTCAGAGAtgggcaactttaaagggaTGTTCTGATCCtctgttgtaaaataaataggATTCTTTCTGTGAAAGATAAATAATGAAGCaattattgtacatttaaaaatgaggtTTCGTGTCAGGTGTAAAAGTTGATGTttccaaaaagaaaacaaaaaactaaagcaGAAAACATTTGCAAAGTGCATTCAAGATCttttattttgtgtcattttttctTATACCTCATCTCTTCAATATCTTCTATGGTTTCTGGCAATCTTGTGTTGTTTGTTTCAGGGAGAAGCCAAGCGATGAGACCAGAAAAGATGGCCACCGTGCAGAAAATGACCTCTGGAAGGAACTTCCACATGTCTTCTAAGAGCATGATAAGAGGAGAAATGGATGCCCCCAAACGTGCCATAAAACTGGCGTAGCCAAGCCCATTCTGCCTATCGATGTGAAGGAGAGTGAAAGGAAACATTTTCGAAACTGAGTGagcttaataattaaaaacagaacatGGCAGACACTAACCTCATGACTGTAGGATAGAGCTCAGTGGTGTACAGGAAGACAGTCGTGAACGAAGCTTCTGAAAGTCCTTTACCCAACACTGCGATCACAGTACGAAACGTCCAGTATTCTTCACCCGTAGACACATTTACAAAGAGGCCAGAGAAAATCATCATATAACACATACTAAAGTACACAATTCATAGAAAGTTAAGGGCAGTGATTGCAACCTGATTCCATGCAGTGGTTGCAACCTGATGTACATCAAAATTAATAGAGTTTgaggtaacgctttagattacaacccgcaaagaactacgtaagtaaactgaatttacggtgtatgtttctgtaattatagtgtacctataaagaacgtacatgtaggtataagggaccaatatgttatatttgggtaataaggggataacaaaccagatatttaacctgcaaagaactacataagtatactgaatttacggtgtacgtttctgtaactatagtgtacctattagtacgtatgtgtaggtataagagaacaataggctatgttacgttttggtaattcggggggtaacaaacagatatacaacctgcaaagaactgcgctagtaaactgaagttacagtgtatgtttcgtatttatattgtacctacgtgtaagtataagggaacaatatgttacgtttgggtaataacggggtagaaaacagatatacaaataatttataatggattaatttaaaaaaacttaacaggtacctgttctattaaatcgtaaatttggtgtatctatacgtaagctttttaaaattactgggaaattatactcttgttccatgtagttacagggtaattgtgccctctgcgggttgtaaattaaagtggcgattgttcccctcttgttcaaggaagttacagggtaggttcaatacataaacacacaatctgaaaatatatctaaaaatatttttttatagtcgctaatcccacttctacctctaaacctaaagttaactatgactgaacagttataaaaatataaaaaacaggaaagtgcaatcacaatcatttatttattgcaaaaatgtcaacagccatacaaaaaagtaatccaaataacgatgcgtttgcagccgcagtcctctctggcggaatacagtaggtttgaggtgcagtaggatgagagcagaatttaaattgttaatcgctgaaaatattatccagattattgtcttgacccactcctcgaaggcgcccgcgcgtcattccaacacatctcaccagaaacacggcatatcgtaatctgtgacgaatgcaggcgagagccaatgaacgtccgattttcctgtcgcaaaatgcactttagcacgggtttatggctgttgctgctggactcgctgctagagatggagatgaagatcgccggacaaagccttgaacttggttctggtcctcgcaaatcgtatggattctgaagatctgggttacagcacacaaataaaatggtttatttgtaattatgatgcgtgttcggtgtattttatggttctattgttagtcacagcatgttagagaaaacgcctttgtgttccaccacggcaaacgaagttaatattacatgaatgattaaacgattgcagaaatattatttattttaagggtttaccgtgtagtcatgataacattatgtagacctattcttggaaacgagctggcaacagaaatcacacagaacagagttaaatgttataatttcatattaagtaaacgttaaatgtttagatgatgtaaatatgtcagtattgtacatttaatgtttgtaaaaatgtaaataaatgtacattttgtagaaccacattttacgtcgcgttgttatatgtgttgtaccctgtaacttcgttgaacaagaggggaacagtcgccactttaatttacagcccgcagagggcacacttaccctgtaaatacatggaacaagagtataatttcccagtaattttaaaaagcttacgtatagatacaccgaacttacgatttaatagaaaaggtacctgttaagttttttaaattaatccattataaattatttgcatatctgtttgctacccccttattacccaaaagtaacctattgttcccttatacttacacgtaggtacaatataaatacgaaaaattcaccgtaactttagtttacttacgcagttctttgcaggttgtatatctggttgttactctctattaccaaaacgtaacatattgttctcttatacctacatgtacgttctttaataggtgcactataattacagaaacgtacaccgtaaattcagtatacttatgtagttctttgcatattgaatatctggtttgttatccccttattacccaaatataacattttgttcccttatacctacatgtacgttctttataggtacactataattacagaaacatacaccgtaaattcagtttacttacgtagttctttgcgggttgtaatctaaagcgttaccgagTTTGATTGTATGGCTTtaacaaaacatggaaagtgTTTTCTCACCCCTTTTAAAAGCTGATGCACATATGTATTTTTCTATCTTAACTAATTTGCCTTAAGCATTGTTTTTCCTGAAGGCCTTGACTTCAGAACCACTATGATGAAATGGTTTTTCAGTTGAGAACCATTGatttaaagtgcatttgaaacacttttgactgttttgttagaaatttaaataacacatttgttATACAAACCTGTAGGTGTGATGATGTTAATGAGTATGCAGAGTCCTGTGAGCACCAGTGTTCCGGTCTGAGTGATTCTACGGCCGACCTtgttgagaataaagtagatGAGGATTTTCGCTGGCACTTCTATGGCTGCATAAATGAAGTGTGTCAGGTAAAGATCAAGCCCAAAGCCGGTGATGTTTAAGCTGATGCCATAGTATGTAGAAGCAACTCCGTACCTACAAAAGGGAAAGTGAATGTAGCTTCTCTGaacataaaatacttaaattagtacacacacaaaaacctaCCACACTATGCCGGTGAAAAGTGTGATTCTTCTCAGATGTGGGGTTTTGAACAGGTCTAAGTAAGTGTAACTGTGATCCTGGTGTTCCATAGTCGTTACAGTGGACAAAGTCTGTGAAGGAAACGGAAAGAAAGGTGTTTTTAACCATTGTTgaaatgtacagttgaggtcaaaagtttacatctccctttcagaatctgcagaatgttaattattttaccaaaataagagggatcatacaaaatgcatgttattgtttatttagtactgaccttttTAAGATCTAGAACTTctaaagttttcactccccggctcttaatgcatggtttgttaTTAATGCATGGTTATGAAgtatcaaggggatgtaaacttttgaatgaagtcatttttttataaattcaactgtttttttctcttgtggactatatgtaaacattttttatgtgaaatatcttattcaggtcagtactaaataaacaataacatgcattttctcttattttgataaaataattcatattttgtagattctgaaagggggatataaacgtttgacctcagctatagtttttttttaacttcatgCTTCATGCAAATAGATGATGTTTATGTTTACCTCTGGTTTAACTCTAGATGTAAAGTCTCGTTTCTTGTTAAAAGCAGCACATTTTTGCAGATACTTGTATGCTGTTTCTGCCTTTCCATTGGCTATTAGCCACCGCGCTGATTCAGGGATCCACCTATCAACATATCAGCCAATCGTTCTTGATTGTTAaagtttgaaatgattttaagaattttaaatcTCAAGCCAATCTCAGTAACAAACTTTGATTTGAGGCtaagccatatatatatatatattagagtatatatgtaaagtgtaaaatacaaaacatctaacgcaaaatatattattaaaaaagacagagagacTTGATTTTGTCATTCATTCATGTCATGCATTGACAGCTCTTTTTAATAAAGAACagaaatatatatgatataatcTGGTAGAATGTAAAAAGGCTCTTTAAGGTCATTTAAGAGGAAGAACATTTGCTGAAGCTCATGGATGTAGCCAGTACTACACGAGTTTTATTACTGTTGAATTTCCTGATTGGTGTGTGAGaggaacaaatgaaaaaaaaaagctttccagCTGAGAAAAACATGACATGACCTTACATACAGGCCCTGACTGTGAGGAAGACTCAGGATTctcataa
Above is a genomic segment from Labeo rohita strain BAU-BD-2019 chromosome 17, IGBB_LRoh.1.0, whole genome shotgun sequence containing:
- the LOC127179632 gene encoding uncharacterized protein LOC127179632, with translation MFDSRFALDHHGTRQISITHFKNQAKAEVTMKFESILEETDGFGRYQIALVLLLSIPRITIPCHFLLNNFIAAIPSHHCNISSLGSEGIFGNLSQEERLTVSIPVQDDGTPASCHMFSHPQFHLLSNSSSPSEVAVVQCQNGWEYDNSMFISTLATQFDLVCEKRGLAKASATIFFVGVMAGAVFFGVLSDKYGRRSMLLVSYVSSIVFSVVSAFSSTYIMFAAFHFLTGFALTGIINISVVLSIEWVDTKHRTFMGVFGSISWSIGNMLLAGLAYLVTDWRMLVITVTSPLLLATAMWWWIPESARWLIANGKAETAYKYLQKCAAFNKKRDFTSRVKPETLSTVTTMEHQDHSYTYLDLFKTPHLRRITLFTGIVWYGVASTYYGISLNITGFGLDLYLTHFIYAAIEVPAKILIYFILNKVGRRITQTGTLVLTGLCILINIITPTEYWTFRTVIAVLGKGLSEASFTTVFLYTTELYPTVMRQNGLGYASFMARLGASISPLIMLLEDMWKFLPEVIFCTVAIFSGLIAWLLPETNNTRLPETIEDIEEMRSAKMKFENLLAEVGGFGKYQISIIALLVIPRVTLPFNFLLNNFIAAIPSHHCDISSLDANGILGNLSREERLTVSIPAQEDGTLASCHMFSHPQFHLLTNYSNSTELPVVECQNGWEYDNSTIRSALATEFELVCDRKGLNKATATIFFVGVMIGAAIFGWLSDRYGRKRMLMVSYLITISFGVASAFSQSFIMFAIMRFFTGIGLTGISIISIVLCVEWADIAHRTIAGVIISFDWSISTMVLPGIAYLVNDWRPLILTVTAPLGLAVLTWRWIPESARWLIANGRLEEAHFYLSKCASANNRQHNLRDIKPETLANVIITEDRGERKYSCLDLVGTSKMRKLALLTGITWFGVAFTYYGISLNITGFGLNLYLTQFIYGAIELPSKLVAYLCLNKLGRRYSQVGTLVTTGVCIGITVLIPRDLWLPRTVISVLGKGFSEASFTCVFLYTTELYPTVLRQNGLGYSSFVGRVGVSLAPLVSLLDEVWLPLPQVLFGTVAISAGLLSLLLPETHNVRLPETIEDIEKTRKRSVCSQLEYQLGTKTYKQTK